A window from Nitrospira sp. ND1 encodes these proteins:
- a CDS encoding glucose 1-dehydrogenase, whose translation MDEPADGEWQDGNGGVGMELLKGKVAIVTGSSSGIGRAIAERLAQDGATVVVNYHAHAEKAQEVAAAIQAKGGVAAVIQADMSRVAEAQRLVQETVQQFHRLDILVNNAGRFIPKKLVETTETEFDAILALNAKGPYFAMQAAAKVLSDGGRIVNISSALTHLKFPGATAHLGSKAALEQYGKGLAQELAPRGITVNTVLPGFTDTGVLTEPYREMGLQSSPFKRLGLPSDVADVVAFLVSEQARWLTGQVIQAGGGLVM comes from the coding sequence GTGGATGAGCCGGCCGATGGCGAGTGGCAGGACGGGAATGGAGGCGTGGGCATGGAGTTGTTGAAGGGCAAAGTGGCCATTGTGACCGGGTCGTCCAGCGGGATCGGCCGCGCCATCGCCGAACGCCTGGCGCAGGACGGCGCGACGGTGGTGGTGAATTACCATGCACATGCGGAGAAGGCCCAGGAGGTTGCCGCAGCGATTCAGGCCAAGGGTGGGGTCGCCGCCGTCATCCAGGCGGACATGAGCCGGGTGGCTGAGGCGCAACGCCTGGTGCAGGAGACGGTACAGCAGTTCCATCGCCTCGATATTCTGGTCAACAATGCGGGCCGGTTCATTCCAAAGAAGTTGGTGGAGACGACGGAGACGGAGTTCGATGCCATTCTTGCGCTGAATGCGAAGGGGCCGTACTTTGCGATGCAGGCGGCGGCAAAGGTGCTCAGCGACGGTGGGCGCATTGTGAATATTTCGTCGGCGCTCACCCACCTGAAGTTTCCCGGCGCCACGGCGCATCTGGGGAGCAAGGCGGCGCTGGAACAGTATGGCAAGGGGCTCGCGCAGGAACTGGCGCCACGCGGCATTACCGTCAATACCGTGTTGCCGGGCTTTACCGATACCGGTGTGTTGACGGAGCCATACCGCGAGATGGGTCTACAATCGTCACCCTTCAAACGGCTCGGGCTTCCGTCCGACGTGGCTGATGTGGTGGCATTTTTGGTCAGTGAGCAGGCACGGTGGCTGACCGGTCAGGTCATTCAGGCCGGCGGCGGGTTGGTGATGTAA
- a CDS encoding class I SAM-dependent methyltransferase — translation MSIRLEQTVPFGRSLREYELMFSLSAADRRSRILDCAAGPSSFNAELTAAGGDVRSIDPLYQFGGAEIQRQFFSTLDHVIEQVRATPQNWVWSYHRDPEDLRRNRIAVMEQFVADYSGGTGTGRYLCGALPNLPFETDRFDLALSSHFLFLYSDHFDAAFHLAAIRALLRVAREVRIFPLLALRAERSQHLEPVCEQLRQEGHHLSIERVGYELQRGGNEMLRLR, via the coding sequence ATGAGCATCCGTCTTGAGCAGACCGTGCCGTTCGGACGGTCGCTGCGCGAATATGAGTTGATGTTTTCACTCAGCGCGGCCGACCGCCGGAGCCGCATTCTGGACTGTGCCGCCGGACCGTCCAGCTTCAATGCTGAACTCACGGCGGCCGGTGGCGACGTCCGGTCGATCGACCCACTGTATCAATTCGGCGGAGCGGAGATCCAACGGCAATTCTTCTCCACCCTGGATCACGTCATTGAGCAGGTGCGGGCGACGCCGCAGAATTGGGTCTGGAGTTATCATCGCGACCCGGAGGATCTACGACGGAACCGGATCGCGGTGATGGAACAATTTGTCGCCGATTACAGCGGGGGGACGGGAACAGGTCGATATCTCTGCGGCGCCTTGCCGAACCTCCCGTTCGAAACCGACCGGTTCGACCTCGCACTGTCGTCGCACTTTCTCTTTCTCTACTCGGACCACTTCGATGCAGCGTTTCACCTCGCTGCCATTCGAGCGCTGCTGCGCGTCGCGCGGGAAGTGAGAATTTTCCCTCTACTCGCGCTCCGCGCTGAGCGGTCACAGCACCTGGAGCCGGTGTGTGAGCAACTCCGTCAAGAGGGCCATCACCTCTCGATCGAACGGGTGGGGTATGAGCTTCAACGCGGCGGCAACGAGATGCTGCGCCTACGGTGA
- a CDS encoding nitroreductase family protein, with the protein MEKPADVTHPIHALLQRRWSPRAFADRMVEPEQLQSLFEAARWAPSSNNEQPWHFIVGTKADPSAHDRLVACLKEGNRKWAFRAPVLILSVARLNLEDEGAPNRHAWHDTGMAALSLCLQATALGLVTHQMAGFEIEKARTDLGIPAGYEPVAMIAVGYPGDPASLPDYLRERELKPRERKAVTEFVSHGRWNGPPEWPTR; encoded by the coding sequence ATGGAAAAACCTGCTGATGTGACCCACCCCATTCATGCTCTGTTACAGCGGCGGTGGAGTCCGCGCGCGTTTGCGGACCGGATGGTGGAGCCGGAACAACTGCAGAGCCTGTTCGAGGCGGCGAGGTGGGCGCCGTCGTCGAATAACGAGCAGCCTTGGCACTTCATTGTCGGAACGAAAGCGGATCCTTCCGCGCACGACCGTCTCGTGGCCTGCCTCAAGGAGGGCAACAGGAAGTGGGCGTTTCGCGCCCCGGTCTTGATATTGTCCGTCGCACGGCTGAATCTTGAGGACGAAGGAGCCCCAAACCGGCATGCCTGGCACGACACGGGGATGGCCGCGCTCAGCCTCTGCTTGCAAGCGACGGCGCTGGGATTGGTGACTCACCAAATGGCGGGATTTGAGATAGAGAAGGCCCGCACCGATCTCGGCATTCCCGCCGGGTATGAACCGGTGGCGATGATCGCCGTCGGATACCCGGGCGACCCGGCATCGTTGCCGGACTATCTGCGCGAGCGGGAATTGAAACCGCGGGAGCGGAAGGCTGTGACCGAGTTCGTGTCTCACGGAAGGTGGAATGGCCCGCCCGAGTGGCCGACCAGGTGA